DNA from Ensifer canadensis:
GTGTCCGTTGCGGTCTCCGCCTCGATGACTGTGCCCTCCGATCGCGCTGCCTCGGCCGCACGTGCGATTTGGTCGGTCATTGAGGATGTCGAATTCGGATTGATGACGTGTATGCGGATCATCGGGTGGCTCTCTCTGGCCTGGGGTTCACTTGTGCAAACTCGAAGCGCAGTAGCTCTTCCGGCTTTTTAAGTTCGAACTGGCGATCTGAAGTGATGTAGTTGTCGGCATGCAGCCTGGCGATCGGCTGGTAGGTCTCCGGATTCGCATAGCGCCCCTCGGCATCAAGGCACCGATCCTGGATATGCATGTGCACGACTTTGCCGATGACGAGCACGCGCTTGTGATAGTCGAGGATGCGGTCGACCTTGCATTCGAAGCTGCAGGGACTTTCGGCGATGCGGGCGACGTCGATCTGGTCACACGGCACCGGTGTCAGACCGGCAAAATCCAGTTCATCCACTTCTGAAGCGAAGTTGACACCACAGACGATCATCGCCTCGGCGAGCGCCATGTCGACCATGTTGACAACGAACTCGCCGGTTCGGCGGATGTTCGAGACAGTGTCCTTCTCATCACCATTGCCGCGGTTCTGGATGCCGAGCACAACCAAAGGCGGCTCGTGGGCAAACACGTTGAAGAAGCTCATTGGCGCCGCATTGTTGTGTCCGGCCGGCGACCGGGTTCCAACAAGCGCGATGGGGCGCGGACCAATGAAATTGGTCAGCAATCGATAACGATCGGGAGGGGGTAGCATGGTGAAATCGATATTCATGTCCGGTTCTCCTCCATGACCGTTCAAACGCTTATCACTGCGCCGACGCACGGCGCGTCGACCGGCTGGGACGCCCGAGCGTGCAGCCGCAGGCACGGCAAACACCCACGCACAGGAGAACCTCGCCGAGCTTTTCGCACGGAAACCGGTGTATCTGGCACGTTGCTCTCCCGGCGTCGCCGAATACCGTCTTTGATTTATATCGCATCCATTTTTGTGTCAATATTGCATCCAATTAATGCATACAATATTATGAGTCAATCTCAGAGGCGTGCCTGCGCCACATTGCCGGCGCGAACCGCTGGCACAAAGGAATGCTTGGGAAGACGTTTTAACTAATGCGCTGCCGCGAAAAGGTCACAACGATGTTGCCAATCACCGACTGCGTGTTTCGTTAAATCGCATTCGATGTAAAAACATGCAGCAATTCAGAGTGCTACAGCGACCTTTGCGCGTCTAATAAGACGCGCGGCGCTGTAGGTGCGTTGCTCGACGCGAGGGTATAAGCGAGAGTGACATACGGCGCGCGCCGAAATCTGCTCACCTACCGTCCAATCTGAAGAGGCAAATTGTATACTATATATGCATAATATTGTATTATGTTATGAGTGCAGCCGTCAAAGCTCTACAGCGACCTTTGCGCGGCCAATAAGACGCGCGGCGCTGTAGGAGTCCTGACTTTCGTCCGCGCATGGAAAACGGGCATTGACGTCCAGCAGGGAGCGCCAGTGATCACGCTGGTCACAAGGCAGCAAAACGGTCTAAAGGCCCTCTTCTTTTGCGTAGGCAGCCAGGAGATCCGGCAAGTCGTTTTCCGAGTTGCTTTTCAGCAGAGCGCGCGTTGTGATGGCCCCGATGTGATGGTCCATCAATTTGCACGCCTTTTCGCGATCGTTCCGTGCAAGTGCGGCAATCAACTCGCGGTGCTCCGACACGGCGCAATCGGACGAATGAGGGCGACCATAGAGCGACAAAATCATGGACGAGCGCGAGACGAGCTCGGTAACGTATCGCGATAGGATGGCGTTCTCCGTCAGCTGTGCGAGCAGGACGTGAAACTCACCGGCGAGTTGGATCGAGGCCGACGGATTGTCGAGCCTTGCCTTGTCTTCGGCGTCGACGTGCGCTTCAAGCTCCTTGATCTTCGGGGCCGTCAGACTGCCGATCAGGCTATCGACGACCAACGTCTCCAACGCTCGGCGCACGGCAAAGATATTATGCCCTTCCTCCAGACTGGGGTGGCTGACGCATGCTCCCTTGTTCGGCCGCAATTCGATCAGACCCTCACCGTTCAGTCGCGCCAGAGCCTGCCGCACGATCGTGCGGCTGACGCCCAGCCGCTCACCGATCGAATCCTCGGGAAGTTTCGTGCCCGCAGCGAATGCTTGGTCGAGGATGGCACGCTTCAAGATACGATAGACCGCATCTGACTTGGGGACCGCCGATCTTGCATTGCTGTCGCTGGGTTTGGGAGTCATGATTTTCCTCGAAAATAGCCAAAGCGTGCGATTGATACCGATTGCCAAGCGTTGGATCGCAAACAACTATCACCACGCAAGCCGAACCGTAAAGCCGCGGTCGGCGGCCCGCTGAACCGGCAGGTTAGGCCGTTGCATAGTGACGGCTCGACCGATCGCGGCCCGCCACTGCGAACACCAAATTCCCGACTTTTCGCCTTTCATCGAAAAAGCTTCATTCGATGGCCGGCAAATCGCCAGCCAATTCGCCGCCATTCACAACCACGCGGCCGCGCCGGATGACGGTGCGCCTATGCGGCGTCAGGGCAACGGCTTCCGCCAACGTGCGCGCGGGCACCAGCACCAGGTCGCCGAAGCAGCCTTCAGAGAGACCGTAACCGCCGAGACCGATACCTTCAGCACC
Protein-coding regions in this window:
- a CDS encoding flavin reductase family protein, encoding MNIDFTMLPPPDRYRLLTNFIGPRPIALVGTRSPAGHNNAAPMSFFNVFAHEPPLVVLGIQNRGNGDEKDTVSNIRRTGEFVVNMVDMALAEAMIVCGVNFASEVDELDFAGLTPVPCDQIDVARIAESPCSFECKVDRILDYHKRVLVIGKVVHMHIQDRCLDAEGRYANPETYQPIARLHADNYITSDRQFELKKPEELLRFEFAQVNPRPERATR
- a CDS encoding GntR family transcriptional regulator, which gives rise to MTPKPSDSNARSAVPKSDAVYRILKRAILDQAFAAGTKLPEDSIGERLGVSRTIVRQALARLNGEGLIELRPNKGACVSHPSLEEGHNIFAVRRALETLVVDSLIGSLTAPKIKELEAHVDAEDKARLDNPSASIQLAGEFHVLLAQLTENAILSRYVTELVSRSSMILSLYGRPHSSDCAVSEHRELIAALARNDREKACKLMDHHIGAITTRALLKSNSENDLPDLLAAYAKEEGL